The window GTTATTCCGCCATCGGAGCACCACCATCAAACTCTAACAGCTACacccaaccaccaccaccacccgaTACCATCTGCTAATATGTCGTCGTACCTTCACCTTCAAGCACTTCCTCCAAATGAACTTTGTTCgacatgaattcaaattaatcgATCCCAAATGCAaactttatttacatattagccctcaaacttcctaaaatattaaaaatcatcCCTCAACTATCAATTTCCACTCTTTTTAGTCCCAAAAGAATCCAATTACTAATCCACTTTTCTCAATATTTCATTCCTTACACCGTAGTTCCAACCTCTCTATTTCGTTACAAGAATTTCGTCATTTTCCCATGTTGCCACTCAAAATTTCTCCATCGTGGCTACCCTAATCGTCTGATCACCAGTTACCCCGTCACCGAAGCACCACCACTAGACCTAACGGCTACACCTAACAACCACCATCATCTGACACCACCTGCATATACCTCACCGCACCTCCACCCTCCGACACTTTCTCCAAATGAACCTTATCCGACATGAATCAAAATTAGACCATtccaaaatacagattttatttacatattaacccccaaactttttaaaatatcaaaaaatcacCCACAAAGTATCTATTTCCACTATTTTAGTCCAGTAGAATACCATCCCTAACGTACTTTCCTCAATATTCCTTTCCTTACTCCCTAAGTCCCCCTCACCCCCCGCAGCCCACCCCAAACCCCAAAACCCACCTCAACATTCACTATAAAAGCTCCACCTTTTTCCCGTTTTACTCCAAAATCCTCCGCCAATGATCGACCCAAATCGACCCGTCACCGGTTACCCCGCCACCGGACAACCACCGCCAAACCCTAACGGCTACCCCCAACCTCCACCACCGCCGCCCTCTGGTACCGCCTACCCATACGTCGCCGCACCACCAGCCTACTACCACCACAACGACCACCACCCCTACTACCAACAACAACACCCTTACACCGCCGCCGACCACCAACGCACCACCTTCCTCCGCCGCATAATCGCTATAGCTATAGCCGCTATAATCATCACTGGTACTTTTATCTTCATCTTATGGCTAATTCTCCGTCCTAAGCTCCCCGAATTTCGTATCGACTCGTTCTCAGTGTCAAAATTGAATCTTAATAACTCTATGATCACTGCAAATTGGGATATTAGGTTTACAGTGAGAAACCCTAATAAAAAAATGACAATTTACTACGACGACGTTGCTGCTGGTGTGTTTTACGATTACGTATCACTTGCCGACACTACAATTGCTCCGTTTTATCAAGATAAGAAGGCTGAGACGATTGAGAAAGCGAGTTTAGCTACTGCGGGTGCGTATGTGGATAACCGGGCATTCGATCAGATGAATAAGGAGAGGGTTAGGAGAGGAGCAATTGGGTTTAATGTGAGGATGGTAGCTAGGGTTAGGTTTAAGGCAGGGGGGTGGAGAGCGAGGAGGAGGTTTTTGAGGGTTTATTGTAAGGATTTGGCAGTTGGGGTTGGGTCGAATAATTCAACGGGGAATTTGACTGGCGGTTCAAGGCAGTGTCGCGTTGGATTCTGACGTTGATCGTTGCTTGTTTAAAGGTGAAGAATTTATTGGTTTTTGGTATTGGTTAATGCAATGTGGTTAATTGTGATTGAATTAAGTGTAGTTTGATTAGTTATTATATGAAAGACTGATCATATGGGTTTATTGGTTTATATTGTTTATAGTTTTTCTGCAATTGTTGTTTTTTTTGAGGTACATTGGTGATAAAGCTAATAGCTTTTGCTtagttgttgttggtttt of the Capsicum annuum cultivar UCD-10X-F1 chromosome 11, UCD10Xv1.1, whole genome shotgun sequence genome contains:
- the LOC107853980 gene encoding NDR1/HIN1-like protein 10, whose protein sequence is MIDPNRPVTGYPATGQPPPNPNGYPQPPPPPPSGTAYPYVAAPPAYYHHNDHHPYYQQQHPYTAADHQRTTFLRRIIAIAIAAIIITGTFIFILWLILRPKLPEFRIDSFSVSKLNLNNSMITANWDIRFTVRNPNKKMTIYYDDVAAGVFYDYVSLADTTIAPFYQDKKAETIEKASLATAGAYVDNRAFDQMNKERVRRGAIGFNVRMVARVRFKAGGWRARRRFLRVYCKDLAVGVGSNNSTGNLTGGSRQCRVGF